A part of Paenibacillus donghaensis genomic DNA contains:
- a CDS encoding P27 family phage terminase small subunit — MEHKPKKEIKDRSAKKLFDIVIRELEIDDNLSDRTIMITDNLALLEQLKQQHLVDIKDRGVVELFINGSQQLYRQNKSVDSVIKIIEHQRKLQAELKLTPASDRKVSGVVAPEGGDKGDDFSSY, encoded by the coding sequence ATGGAACACAAGCCAAAAAAGGAAATCAAGGACCGATCAGCCAAGAAGTTATTCGATATCGTGATACGAGAATTGGAGATTGACGACAATCTATCTGATCGCACTATCATGATTACGGATAATTTAGCCTTGCTGGAGCAGCTGAAGCAGCAACATTTGGTGGATATAAAGGATCGCGGTGTGGTCGAGCTCTTTATAAACGGATCGCAACAACTCTACCGGCAGAACAAATCAGTGGACTCGGTAATCAAAATTATTGAGCATCAGAGGAAACTGCAGGCTGAGCTTAAGCTGACCCCCGCCTCGGACAGAAAGGTCTCCGGTGTAGTTGCTCCGGAAGGTGGGGATAAAGGTGACGACTTCTCTAGCTACTGA